The Platichthys flesus chromosome 10, fPlaFle2.1, whole genome shotgun sequence genome includes a window with the following:
- the irf2bpl gene encoding probable E3 ubiquitin-protein ligase IRF2BPL, producing MSSPQVSSSRRQSCYLCDLPRMPWAMIWDFTEPVCRGCVNYEGADRVEFVIETARHLKRAHGFQEGRSSSGGPQQPAMAKSQAVPLTGKEPVGHPAHHQLQADAPTKSQQPGLDRYSLGADSRARFDYSGHSSRLPNGLAGPNGFKPEDGPPELNRQSPNSRSRSHGGPGPAPGQINVPPNLLPQTLLNGPAPHGMASRGAPQGSMASVSMPGQVGMPDPAGKRPASVSSTDQERELKEKQRNAEALAELSESLRNRQEEWASKPKAVRDTLLTLSGSTPFDVRFKKDHGLVGRVFAFDAVSKPGLDFELRIFIEYPSGSGTVFSSASGVAKQMYQDCMKDFGRGLSSGFKYLEYERKHGSGDWRLLGDLLPESLRFFKEGLGGDMLPQPYIDGSYPLLPTSLVLSGRSVASGSGSSSSRAAVRKRKASPEPDPAEAGLKLEEQQRQQWINSQTEALKLSMAAGSFAGAASSLGPGHPGLSGRSSPPEPAAAPQNGQSPMAALMSAADTLGNAQSPNKDRDSVHSTTSSRHNSSPVSPASVSGQRRLSSRNGDLGLPSQSAGGMDQGHAQNVPDSPMANSGPLCCTICHERLEDTHFVQCPSVPNHKFCFPCSRESIKAQGASGEVYCPSGEKCPLVGSNVPWAFMQGEIATILAGDVKVKKERDP from the coding sequence ATGTCCTCCCCGCAGGTCTCCTCGTCCCGCAGACAGTCATGTTATCTGTGCGACCTGCCCCGGATGCCCTGGGCCATGATCTGGGACTTCACCGAGCCCGTGTGCCGGGGCTGCGTCAACTACGAGGGCGCGGACCGGGTCGAGTTCGTCATCGAGACCGCCCGGCACCTGAAGCGGGCGCACGGCTTCCAGGAGGGTCGGTCCTCCAGCGGGGGCCCGCAGCAGCCCGCCATGGCCAAGAGCCAGGCGGTGCCACTGACCGGGAAGGAGCCGGTGGGGCATCCCGCCCACCACCAACTCCAGGCGGACGCACCGACGAAGTCCCAGCAGCCCGGGTTGGACCGGTACTCGCTCGGTGCGGACAGCCGCGCTCGGTTCGACTACAGCGGACACAGCAGCCGGCTGCCCAACGGCCTCGCAGGACCGAACGGGTTCAAACCGGAGGACGGACCGCCCGAGCTCAACCGACAGAGTCCGAACTCGAGGAGCAGGAGCCACGGGGGGCCGGGCCCGGCACCGGGACAGATCAATGTGCCGCCGAACCTGCTGCCCCAGACCCTGCTGAACGGACCGGCCCCGCACGGCATGGCGAGCCGAGGCGCCCCGCAGGGCTCCATGGCCAGTGTCTCCATGCCCGGGCAGGTGGGGATGCCTGACCCGGCGGGGAAGCGACCGGCCTCGGTGTCCAGCACGGACCAGGAGCGGGAGCTGAAGGAGAAGCAGCGGAACGCGGAGGCTCTGGCCGAGCTGAGTGAGAGTCTCCGGAACCGGCAGGAGGAGTGGGCCAGCAAGCCGAAGGCGGTGCGGGACACGCTGCTCACTCTGTCCGGCTCGACCCCGTTCGACGTCCGCTTCAAGAAGGACCACGGGCTGGTCGGCAGGGTGTTCGCCTTCGACGCGGTGTCCAAACCCGGGTTGGACTTCGAGCTGCGGATCTTCATCGAGTACCCGAGCGGCTCCGGGACCGTGTTCTCCAGCGCCTCGGGGGTGGCCAAGCAGATGTACCAGGACTGCATGAAGGACTTCGGCCGGGGGTTGTCCTCCGGCTTCAAATACCTGGAGTACGAGAGGAAGCACGGCTCCGGGGACTGGCGGCTGCTCGGGGATTTATTACCGGAGTCCCTGCGGTTTTTTAAGGAGGGTTTGGGGGGAGACATGCTCCCCCAGCCCTACATCGACGGCAGCTACCCGCTGCTGCCCACCTCCCTGGTGCTGTCCGGCCGATCGGTGGCCTCAGGCAGCgggagcagcagctccagggccGCGGTGCGGAAGAGGAAAGCCTCCCCGGAGCCGGACCCAGCGGAGGCCGGGCtcaagctggaggagcagcagaggcagcagtggATCAACAGCCAGACCGAAGCCCTCAAGCTGTCCATGGCAGCGGGCTCCTTCGCCGGGGCCGCTTCCTCCCTCGGGCCGGGACACCCCGGCCTCTCCGGCCGCTCCTCTCCCCCGGAGCCCGCTGCCGCTCCGCAGAACGGACAGTCCCCGATGGCCGCGCTCATGTCTGCCGCCGACACGCTCGGGAACGCGCAGTCCCCCAACAAGGACAGAGACTCCGTGcactccaccacctcctccagacaCAACAGCAGCCCGGTGTCCCCCGCATCCGTGTCCGGACAGAGGCGCCTCTCGTCCCGCAACGGAGACCTCGGGCTGCCCTCTCAGTCCGCGGGGGGCATGGACCAGGGGCACGCTCAGAACGTGCCCGACTCCCCCATGGCCAACAGCGGGCCCCTGTGCTGCACCATCTGCCACGAACGGTTAGAGGACACGCATTTCGTGCAGTGTCCCTCCGTCCCCAACCACAAGTTCTGCTTCCCCTGCTCCAGGGAGAGCATCAAGGCCCAGGGCGCCTCCGGGGAGGTGTACTGCCCCAGCGGGGAGAAGTGCCCCCTGGTCGGCTCCAACGTGCCCTGGGCCTTCATGCAGGGGGAGATAGCCACCATCCTGGCCGGAGACGTGAaggtgaagaaggagagagacccctga